A window of the Lolium perenne isolate Kyuss_39 chromosome 7, Kyuss_2.0, whole genome shotgun sequence genome harbors these coding sequences:
- the LOC127315968 gene encoding chalcone synthase-like translates to MEDGPIGKTIFACHSDGLATIIGLGSATPPNIQPQISFADYYFQMTNSNDMVDLKAKFKRICDRTAIEKRHLWMSHDFLMSNPTVTAYSSPSLNVRQELTDAAIPQLGAEAARIAIGDWGGRASDITHLVLCTTSSGRMPGADFDLVKLLGLKLTTKRFMLYQTGCHGGGMSLRLAKDLAENNPGARVLVVCSEVTSLAFRGPSETHPGNLVGQALFGDAAGAVIVGAHPTGDELPLFEMVSASQDIIPGTEKMVEGNLCEEGLMYTLDPDNPLHVSRNIEGLVKRTLEQAGLTKDWNEELFWLMHPGGRAILDRVESTLGLRKDKMQVSREVMRQHGNTMSSCVIIAMEEMRRVSEKRVLPTAGEGLEWGLLFGFGPGLTIETILLRSLPNKTFLA, encoded by the exons ATGGAGGATGGTCCTATTGGGAAGACGATATTTGCCTGTCATAGTGACGGGCTAGCAACTATCATAGGACTAGGTAGTGCTACCCCGCCCAATATACAGCCCCAAATTTCCTTCGCAGATTACTATTTTCAGATGACAAATAGTAATGACATGGTGGATCTAAAGGCCAAGTTCAAGAGGATTT GTGATCGCACAGCCATAGAGAAGCGACATCTTTGGATGTCTCACGACTTTCTAATGAGCAACCCTACTGTCACAGCCTATAGTTCGCCATCGCTAAACGTTCGACAGGAGTTGACGGATGCAGCTATACCCCAACTTGGCGCAGAAGCTGCACGCATCGCCATCGGTGACTGGGGTGGGCGAGCGTCCGACATCACACACCTGGTCTTGTGCACAACGTCGAGCGGGCGCATGCCTGGGGCAGACTTCGATCTGGTGAAGctccttgggctcaaactcaccacCAAACGCTTCATGTTGTACCAGACCGGGTGTCATGGAGGAGGCATGTCCCTGCGCCTAGCGAAGGACCTTGCAGAAAATAACCCCGGCGCGCGGGTTCTGGTCGTGTGCTCGGAGGTCACGAGCTTGGCGTTCCGTGGCCCCTCGGAGACCCACCCAGGGAACCTCGTTGGGCAGGCTCTCTTCGGCGACGCCGCTGGAGCCGTCATTGTTGGAGCGCACCCCACCGGCGACGAGCTGCCCTTGTTTGAGATGGTGTCCGCGTCGCAGGACATCATACCGGGGACGGAGAAGATGGTAGAAGGGAATCTCTGTGAGGAGGGGCTGATGTACACGCTGGATCCGGACAATCCGCTGCACGTTTCAAGAAACATAGAGGGCCTCGTGAAGAGGACCCTAGAGCAAGCGGGGCTCACCAAGGACTGGAACGAGGAGCTGTTCTGGCTGATGCACCCAGGCGGCAGGGCTATACTGGACAGGGTGGAGAGCACTCTCGGCCTGAGGAAGGACAAGATGCAGGTGTCCAGGGAGGTGATGAGGCAGCACGGGAATACAATGAGCTCCTGTGTCATCATCGCCATGGAGGAGATGAGACGGGTGTCAGAGAAACGTGTCTTGCCGACGGCGGGGGAAGGTCTCGAGTGGGGGCTGCTCTTTGGGTTTGGCCCAGGCCTCACCATCGAGACCATACTACTCCGTTCTCTGCCAAACAAGACGTTCCTCGCCTAA